AAATTTTGCCATCGTGCAACCTTCTAAGGGCAAGATCGTCTTTAAAGAGGCGGAGAACCTGGTGCAGGTAGAAGAAAGTTTCTTTGACGAGAACCTGAGACTGGCTGACGACACCGTAATTATTAATAACTACCATATAAGTGTAGAGAAAAGCAGGAATGATAGTTTCTATCTCGAGGTACAACGCAGTGCAAGAGGTCGTAGTATCTCCCAGGCGAGAACACTGGCAAAAGAAATCTCTTATCCAATTACACAGCAGGATACCGTGATTTACCTGCCCGCAGGTATCTCAATTCCGAGAGACAGCAAATTCCGTGATCAGCGTGTTCGTCTCATCATCCGGGTACCGGTTGACAAACAGGTGGAAATGGACAAAAAAGTTCGTAACCACTACCGCAACTGGAACTGGGACAATGACTGGAATGATCATCATGACTGGGACGACTTTGAAGATAACGGAGACGACAGCGGTCAGGTGCTGAAAATGACCACTGACGGAATCGATCAGAAAAACGACAAGCACGAATCAAATAATGATTCTTCAGAAGATAATTATCGCTACAAAGGGAAACAGGAGCGCAAAACAAGCCCGGAAGAAGATACCACGAAGGCAACAAGTGCAACTGGTAAAGGAAAAGTAGCCTTTGAAGGCGGAGAAGCCATCAGCTATAGCCTTTACAAACTTTTGAGCTAAACTTTTCATCACAATAAGTTCAATAGTTAAAGAAATGAATACCACGGTCTTTACCGTGGTTTTTTTATTTAACCCATTTTTTCCGGAATTGATCTATCAGCTGACATTTAAATGCCTAGTTTTGTTCTTTTAACCGGAGAAGATAAGGAATGCAGGCTAACAAAATTGGAAAGATCAATATTGCGCTGGTAGGGAATCCGAATAGTGGCAAGAGTTCGTTATTTAACGCTTTGACAGGACTGAACCAGAAGGTTGGTAATTTCCCGGGGGTAACTGTTGACAAGAAAACTGGTGCGGCTACCATTTCTGCCACACTGCAAGCCAACATAATTGACCTGCCCGGCACCTACAGCCTTTATCCCAAGAGTGCCGATGAATTAGTAACGTATGATGTGCTGGTAAATCCTCAGGGTGAGGAGCTGCCAGACATTATCCTCATTATTGCCGATGCTTCCAATCTGAAACGTAACCTCCTCTTTTGTTCCCAGATCATAGACCTGAAGATCCCCGTTATCATTGGCCTCACCATGATGGACATTGCCCGTAAAAAAGGCGTGGAAATCGATGAAGCCGGACTGGAAAGAGAACTGGGAGTTCCTGTGGTTTCCATCAACCCACGCAAGAACAAAGGGATCCCGGAACTGAAAAAAATTATCGAACTCGTCACCCGGGAAAAGCAGTCTGCCCCTCCCCGTGATTTTATAGATAGCCGTGCTTTAGCCCCCGGGCTGATCACTGATATCAAAAAAGTAGTACCTGTGAAGAGTGACTATGCTGCCATGCACATAGCAGTGAATCACAATGAACTGCACTTCCTGAATGCGGCACAGAAGCAGGCCATCTCCAGTTCAATCGAAACCCACCAGTTTAATAAAACCAAGGTACAGGCCGATGAGATTATGCAACGCTATGCCCGTATCAAGCATATCATGCGTAACGCCGTAGTGGAAGCGGATCCTCTGCAGAAACAGTTACAGACAGAAAAAATCGATGATCTGCTGCTGCACCGTTTCTGGGGATACGTAATCCTGCTGGCCATCATGGCCATCATGTTCCAGAGTATCTTCTGGCTGGCATCCTTCCCGATGGACTGGATTGAAGGTGGCTTTGGTGCGCTGAGCGGCTGGTTGTCTGATGTACTGCCACAAAATCAACTTTCCGATATTTTCATCAATGGTATCATCGCTGGTTTAGGTGGAATCGCGGTATTCGTTCCGCAGATCATGATCCTCTTTGGGTTCATCACCATTCTGGAAGATACCGGTTATATGGCCAGGATCAGTTTTCTCACAGATCGCCTGATGCGTCAGGTGGGCCTGAACGGGAAATCTGTCATGCCTCTGATCAGTGGTGTGGCTTGTGCCGTACCTGCAATCATGGCCACCCGGAATATTGAAAACAGGAAAGAAAGGCTGATCACAATTCTGATCACACCACTCATGAGTTGTTCTGCCCGTCTACCTATTTATACCGTGGTGATTGCCCTGGTGATTCCAAACAAACCTGTATTGGGTATCCTGAATTTACAGGGTTTAGTGATGATGGGATTGTACCTCTTAGGCTTTGTGATGGCACTGATCATTGCCGCGATCCTGAAAATCTTTGTGAAGATCAGAGAAAAGAGCTACTTCATCATGGAATTGCCTGTATACCGTGCTCCCCGCTGGATGAACGTAGGTACAACTATGCTGCAGAAAGCAAAGATCTTCGTTACCGATGCAGGTAAGGTGATCATGGTAATATCTATCATCCTCTGGTTCCTGGCATCGTATGGGCCATCGAAAAAGATGGAAGCAGTCTCCATTAAATATGAACAGTTAAAAGCAGCACAGCCTAATAATACAGAAGATCTGAAAAGGGCAGAGGCTATGGAAAGACTGGCCAATTCCTATGCAGGAGGGCTTGGACATGCAATAGAACCAGCGATTCGCCCATTAGGGTTTGACTGGAAAATCGGTATTGCTTTGATTACATCCTTTGCCGCCCGTGAGGTATTCGTTGGCACCATGGCAACCTTATATAGTGTGGGTGAGTCTGAAGAAGACAATGACGCTACATTAAGACAGAAGATGAGTGGGGCTACCTGGAGGGATGGCAGGCCTGTATACACACTGGCCAGCGGAATTTCGCTGATGCTGTTTTATGCCTTTGCGATGCAGTGTATGAGTACACTTGCTATCGTGAAGAGAGAGACCAAATCATGGAAATTGCCCGCTATTCAATTTGTTTATATGACAGCACTGGCATACCTGAGTGCCTTACTGGCCTACCAGTTGCTAAGCTAAAAATACATAAGCCGGCCGCAGGCCATTACTTTCGCCGTTGATAACTGATACCGCAGGCACAGTTATCAACGGCGGCTTTTTTTACCCAGGGTAATAGCACGCAGCGAAATAGTTTATATTGCAAACTATCATCCAGCTGATTATGAAAACAACCATACTGTGTGGCCTGCTCCTGACAGGCTTGTTTGCCAAAGCACAAACCAATATCGATTCTGTTCAACTCATTAAAGACATCCGCACCTTATCTGACGATAAATTCGAAGGCCGCCGCACCGGCTCCAAGGGCAGCCGGATGGCTCAGTTCTATCTCTTAGACCGTTTCAAACAATCTGGTTTACAACCATTTAATAAGACCTACGAATATCCCTTCTATTACCAGGAAGGAGACAAACAGGTAATGGGCACCAATCTGTATGGTTATATAAAAGGCAAGTCAGCATCCATCATCGTGATCACCGCTCACTACGATCACTTAGGGATTAAGAAAGACCCGGCAGGAAAGGATAGTATTTACAATGGAGCAGATGACAATGCTTCCGGGGTAGGTAGTCTGCTGGCCCTGATGAGTTATTTCAAAAAGCACACCCCTCAGCATACCCTGATCTTTGTGGCTTTCGATGGTGAAGAAGAAGGTCTGAAAGGTGCAGCCGCTTTTGTAAAAACACCTCCTGTGCCTGTTAACCGCTTTCTGCTGAATGTAAACCTGGATATGGTAAGCCGCAATGACAAGAATGAATTGTATGTATGTGGTGTAACTCCTTATCCTGCACTGAAAAGCTTTGTGGATGCTGCCGCAGCAAAGTCAAATACCGTAAAACTGATAACAGGTCACGATCATAACGAAGATGCCGGTGATAATTGGATCAGTCAGAGTGATCAGTATGAATTTCATAAACTGAAGATTCCATTCCTGTATTTTGGGGTAGAAGATCATCCTGACTACCACAAACGCTCAGATGAATTTGAGCACATTCAACCCTCTTTTTATTACCAGGCTACCCTTCACATCCTGAATGTAGTGCTGGCGGCAGACAAGGGTTTATAATGCCCTGAGCGAATCGGCAATCGCCTGCTGCCAATTGTATTGTACAAAATGGTTAATGCCATGGCTGGTTTCCTTGTCATAGGCTTGTTGCAGGCGGTTCATTTCCCTGAAAGATTCTATATATTCATATTGAATCATGCTGTCGTAATCATCGGCAGTGAGTGCCATTTCCGTCACTTTCTTTCTGAACCGCAGGGCAACGAGCCAGGTAATATCAAAATGTAGCTGTTCATGCGCCAGCCCATAATCATCCTGCACAGATGACGTGACCCAGGAGGCACTTTTAATATGAAATACCTGTAAGGTGAGATTGATGTAAAGGGTATCCTTTTTCCTGATACTACTACCCTCATAGGCAAAGCTACTGTAAGATACAGCGCCACTCGTGCGGCGGGCCGGGGGCGTAGCTTTAAAATCAGACCATTGCAGTTTTCTATCAGCATGATAAAAGAGTGTATCAGATTGGGCGTCTTCAGGCCGCTTATCAGGTACGAAAACGACTTTGATGATGGGTCGGACACTCATCAGGAATCCAGAAAGGCAACAGGTCCATATGATTTTACTGAGCACACAATAAAGGTACATTTTTCGTAACTTACAGGTTACCAAAACAATCACACTATGTACGGTGGTGGATACATCTTTGAAGAGCCGAAAAGGCAACCCCAGTCCGATCAAACCCAGGACGACCCCGAAAAACTGGCCGCTTTTGAAAAGCGCATCGCCAATGGGGAGAAAATCGAGCCCGGCGACTGGATGCCGGCCGAATACCGCAGGCAGCTGATCCGCTTAATAGAACAGCATGCTCACTCCGAAATAATTGGTGCCCTGCCTGAAGGTACCTGGATCACCCGTGCTCCCGGCTTCAAGCGCAAACTGGCGCTTATAGCCAAAGTACAGGATGAAATAGGCCATGGTCAGCTGCTCTACAATGCCGCAGAGACCCTGGGTAAATCCAGGGAGGCAATGATCAATGACCTGCTCAGTGGCAAGTCCAAATACTCCAATGTATTTAATTATCCAGCTGAAACCTGGGCAGATGTAGCAGTGATCGGTTTCCTCATCGATGCTGCGGCCATCGTGAACCAGGTAGCGAATGCCAAAGGTTCTTACGGCCCTTACTGCCGGGCACTGGAGCGCATTTGCTATGAAGAGAGTTTTCACCTCAAGCAGGGTCACGATGCCTTTATAGAACTGGCGATTGGCACACCTGCACAGAAAGCGATGTTGCAGGATGCCCTGAATCGTTGGTGGCAACCCATCATGCATTTCTTTGGCCCTCCGGACAAAGCCAGCAACCACAGCGAAAAGCTGATGCAATGGAAGGTTAAGATGGCCAGCAATGATGACATGCGCAACCAGTTCCTCGATAACTATGTACCTAAGATATGGGAACTGGGTTTGACTTTGCCGGATCCATTATTGAAAAAGAATCCGGACACCGGCAAGTGGGAATACTCCGACCCCGACTGGGATCTGTTTTTCGAAGTGATCAAAGGCAATGGCCCCTGCAATAAAGAAAGACTGGATGTAAGAAAATGGGCGGAAGAAAATGGCCGTTGGATAAGACGTGCACTGATGCGCCCTGAAGAAATGAAACGACAAACAGCCCCTGTAGCTTAACAAGTATTTTTTTCACAATTATGACTGACTCATTAGATCCACGTGTCAACCGGCTCCGGTTGAATAATATTGATGCCCCCTTTACCATAGAAGAAGGAGAAAACTGGCAGGCCTATGAAGTATTTCATCAGGAAAAACGCGGCGCACACCACGAACATGTGGGATGTGTACACGCACCTGATCCGCAGATGGCGCTAATTTTTGCCAAAGAACAATTTGCCAGAAGAAAGAAATGCGTAAACCTCTGGGTAGTCCGCAGTGCCGACATACTGGCTTTCGATCTGGAAGACGAAGATATGTTTGCCAACAATATGGAAAAGACCTACCGCGATGCCAGCGGATTCAAGGTGATGGAAAAGATCAATAAATTCAAAGGTAAGCCCTGATAATAATGGAAAACTTAATAAAAGAACTCGTCACCAAAATGGCGGACGATGCCCTGATACTGGGCCACCGGAACTCTGAATGGACAGGTCTCGGCCCTATTATGGAAGAAGATATTGCATTTTCTTCCATGGCACAGGACAAGATAGGACATGCCTGGGCGCTTTATCGCATCCTGCAGGAAATGCCAGGTGGCCTGGACCCTGACCAGTTTGCATTTCTGCGACCTGAAAGCGAATACAAATGCTGTCATCTGACAGAGATGCCCATCGGCACTTATGAATTTAGCCTGATGCGGCATTTTCTCTTCGACCACGCAGAGACTGTACGCTACAACAGCTTGCTGGACAGTGGTTTTCAACCGCTGCAGCAACTCGCAAAAAAGGTAAAAGGAGAACTGAAATATCATACCCTGCATGCAGATGCCTGGGTCATGCAACTGGGTAAAGGCGGTGAGGAGAGTCATAAAAAAATGCAGGCAGCACTGGACAATTGTTTTCCGCTGGCGCTGGGTATATTTGAACCTGGCCCTGACGATGCCCTGCTGAGCGAAATATATCCCGGGGAAAAAATATTACAGGAGCGCTGGCTGGATAGTATTTACCCCATATTGACCAAAGCAGCCCTGAATATTCCTGAAAAAGCAACACCAGCTTATGGCGGCAGATATGGTGAGCACACACGTCACCTGCATGCTTTACTGGAAGAAATGGGAGAAGTATTCAGACAGGATCCCGCCGCAGCCTGGTGACCTTTTTAACCTAAAATATATGGATACCATCAAAGCCATTTATACCTCTTTGGAAAAGGTCATGGACCCGGAGATCCCTGTATTGAACGTACTGGAAATGGGTATGATCACAGATGTACAGCAGGATGAAACAGGCATTCACATAAAAATGATCCCTACATTTTCTGCCTGTCCGGCTATATCTGTGATCAAACAATCGATCAGTGATACCGTTAGTAAAGACCTGTTGCTGCCGGTAGAAGTGAGCATAGATACTGCAATACAATGGAATAGCAACCGGATGACGGAAACGGCAAAAGAGAAACTCCGTGGATTTGGAATCGCCGCTCCGCCTGTACATCATGGTGAAATAGAGCCAGATATGCTGCTACATGTCACCTGTCCACATTGTGGAAGTGACAACACATTTATGCGTTCACCCTTCGGTGCAACCCTGTGCAGGGCCATGCATTTCTGCCGTCAATGCGGAATGATGTTCGAACAGTTTAAGCCCCTTACCTGAATATTCCTCATATTTATTTACTTTCACGCTTCAAAAAGCAAGGGGCATGAAGATAGGCTTGTATTTTGGATCATTTAATCCTATACATACCGGTCATATGATAATAGCGAATTTCGTGGCTTATCATACTGATCTGGACAAGGTGTGGCTGGTCGTTTCTCCACAAAATCCATTAAAACCATCGGCATCATTACTCAATGAACATAATCGTTTTCACCTGGTAGAACTGGCCATCCAGGACGAGCCTAAGCTCAGGGCCAGTAATATCGAGTTCTCGTTACCAAGACCATCATTTACAGTTGATACATTAGCTTACCTGTCAGAAAAGTTTCCAACACAGGAGTTTGCGATCATTATGGGGAGTGACAGTTTTCAGAACATCACCCGCTGGCGCAACTACCAGCATATCGTGAGAAATTATCCGATCTATGTGTACAAACGTCCGGGGCATGAGATCACAGAGACATATGGCGCTACGGTAAAGATACTGGAAGCGCCTATGCTGGATATATCAGCAACAGATATACGGAAATGGATAAAAGAAGGAATGTCAGTCCGTTACATGGTGCCAGACAACGTAGCAGCGTACATTGCAGCAAATAACTACTACAAGTAATTATTTCTCTATCCTTACCTCCCGCTTCTTAACGAGGAATTCATTTGAATAGATCTCCAGCAGCAGGATGAACATAGATATCAACAGTGGTCCGAAGATCAATCCTATAAACCCGAACAGGTTTACGCCAACCAGCACGCCAAATACGGTGATCATAGGGTGTACATCACCAATCTTTTTAGCCAGCATAAATCTGAAGATATTATCTGAGGTACCGACTACGGCAAATCCGTAGACGAGTACAGCTATTCCCTGCCAGGTATTGCCTATGCCCAGCAGGTATACACCCATTGGCACATATACAGCAGCGGCGCCTACTACAGGTAGCATGGAGGTACAACAGGTAACAGCAAACCAAAAAACAGGTTGAGGTACTTTGAAAATAAAGTAACCGATCAGGGAAACAATACCCTGGATAATGGCAATGAGTGGAATTCCCACCGCATTGGCAATCACCAGTTTGCGGAATTCAGCGCCCAGTCTTAGCACATTTTCATCTTTCAGAGGGATGTATTCGTAGAGGTAAGCCTCCATTTCACGCCCACATACCAGCATGAAATAAAGAATAAAATATAAGATAGCGATCGTCGTCAATGTATTGAAGGTTGCGCCCAGCAAGCGGGGAAGAACAGCGGTGAGATAACCTTGCAACTGTTCCAGCTTCACCTGTGAGAGAACGTCTATCTTGGTAGCGCCATTAATACGTTCATTGAGAGATTTGAGGCCTGCGATCAGTTCAGAAGTGTGTTCGATGGCGTAGGCTACTTTGTCAGTAAGCATATTAATCATCAGCCCCACAGGTAGTAAGATGATGATGAATGATAGGATCATGAGCATAGCGGCCGCCAGCGGCTTTTTCCAGCGACGTTTTTCCACCAGTCTGAACATGTAATTCCGGCTGATCACATAAAAGGTAATGGCCCCCAGAAAACCGGGAAAGAAAGTATACATCTCAATAAAGAGGAGGGTAGCCAGTAATACGATGATCAGCAGGAAACAAATTTGTTTCAGCCGTTCGTTGTCAATCGCGCTCATAAGGTTGATAAGTTAATGTGATAGAAGTAGATACAAAAAGAGTACCGTTCGCTGCTATTTTGTTTTTACAGTGTTAGGCATTGCCACAGGCTGTGCCTAACACTGTCCTGCCGTTTAGTCGAAGGAACTTCGGCCCTTCGACTAAACGGCAGAATTATTTTTTGGAATAGTGTTTGTACCTCTCATATTCCAAATATGTTAATCTAATTACTCACCTTAAAACCGAAAATTATGGCAAGCAACGGATCAAAAGCAGTTGTATCATTCATTGTTGGCGCAGCAGTAGGTGTTGCAGTAGGTTATTTCCTCAATTCCGACAAAAAAGATGAACTGGTAGACAAACTGAAATATCAGGCAGACAAACTGAAAGATAAACTGAAGAAGAAAAAGGAGCAATATGAGGATGCCCTGGAAAATGAGCTGGCTTAATCCCTTATTGCACTAAAATCATTTGCATGGAAGATAATTTCAGCAACTATTTTAACCAGACAGGCAAGGTTGCCAAAGAATATCTGGAAACCCGTCTGGACCTCATTAAACTCCAGGCAGCAGGAAAGCTATCAAGAGCGCTCGGGCTTTTTTTCTCTTTGATACTGGCTTTCCTGCTGTTCTTTTTCGTTGTCGTATTTCTTGGAATGGTACTGGGCTTCTGGATTGGAGAAATGACCAATAGTTATACAATTGGATTTTCCTGTTCCGCCGGGCTTTTCGTCTTCTTACTCCTCATCATCCTATGGTTCCGCGAGCCCCTCATTCAACGCCCGCTGTCCAATATGCTGATCAAAGAATTAGTGAGTGAAATGGAGATTGAAGCCAAAGAAGAAGCAAAACTGGAAAAAGAATTAGACAAAATGGAGGAGGAAGACGAATATCATGAGCAGTTATAATTTAACCATCATGAAAAAATAATTACACATGCCCAAGGTGAAGATCACCAACTCAACCACACTACAAAGTGAGATCCTGAGGTTAAAGAGAAAATCCCGTGCGCTGGAAAATGAGCTGGGAGACCGCGTAGATTATTTCAAAGGCAATTATGGCAAGATGGCCCTCAATTCTGTCATACCCGGCAGCGCGAAGCACTCGGGTTGGATGGGTATTGCAGGCAAGGTAGCGAAAGTGGCCTGGCAAAGTAGCAGTGCCAAATCATTCGCTACCAATGCCCTCATGACAGCATTAGAATTCGTTGGTGTCAGATTGGGTATCAATCTCTTTGATAAATTCCGTAAGAGCAGAAGCAAAAAGAAGAAAGCCAAAATGGCGGCTACTCCTCCTGAAGAAGATTAGCCCCAGACTTTGGTGCCTTCACTACAGTTTGCACAAATATCGATATTGGCCCTGCCCTTCATAATCTGGGTACGGAAGCCTACATACTTTTCATTTTGCCACAGTTCCTTCATAGACTGTTGCTTCAAATCGCCCAGTTTATGCTGGGCGTCCTTGTCAAAACAACAAGGTACTACCAGGCCATCCCAGGTGATAACAGGTGCATGCCACAAGCGCCAGCAGTGATTCCCCATTTTATTCTTGATCTTATAGGTACCGTCTTCATTGCGGCGGTAGCGGCTAAATTTATCAATAGTAGGGATCAGTCGGTTTCCTTCTTCATAATCATACACTTGTGCAGTTTTGAAACGCACCTGGTCTACCCCAATCTCCTTAGCCAGTAGTTTGATATCCTCAATCTGGTGTTCATTCGGCTTCACAACCAGGAACTGGAAGAACACAAACGGCTTCTTTGAATTCAGCTCTTTTTTCCACTTCACAATATTCTTAGCACCCTGAATTACTTTTTCCAGGTTACCTCCCACACGATACTGGGTATACACATCCTGTGTGGTACCATCAATAGAGA
This window of the Chitinophaga sancti genome carries:
- the feoB gene encoding ferrous iron transport protein B encodes the protein MQANKIGKINIALVGNPNSGKSSLFNALTGLNQKVGNFPGVTVDKKTGAATISATLQANIIDLPGTYSLYPKSADELVTYDVLVNPQGEELPDIILIIADASNLKRNLLFCSQIIDLKIPVIIGLTMMDIARKKGVEIDEAGLERELGVPVVSINPRKNKGIPELKKIIELVTREKQSAPPRDFIDSRALAPGLITDIKKVVPVKSDYAAMHIAVNHNELHFLNAAQKQAISSSIETHQFNKTKVQADEIMQRYARIKHIMRNAVVEADPLQKQLQTEKIDDLLLHRFWGYVILLAIMAIMFQSIFWLASFPMDWIEGGFGALSGWLSDVLPQNQLSDIFINGIIAGLGGIAVFVPQIMILFGFITILEDTGYMARISFLTDRLMRQVGLNGKSVMPLISGVACAVPAIMATRNIENRKERLITILITPLMSCSARLPIYTVVIALVIPNKPVLGILNLQGLVMMGLYLLGFVMALIIAAILKIFVKIREKSYFIMELPVYRAPRWMNVGTTMLQKAKIFVTDAGKVIMVISIILWFLASYGPSKKMEAVSIKYEQLKAAQPNNTEDLKRAEAMERLANSYAGGLGHAIEPAIRPLGFDWKIGIALITSFAAREVFVGTMATLYSVGESEEDNDATLRQKMSGATWRDGRPVYTLASGISLMLFYAFAMQCMSTLAIVKRETKSWKLPAIQFVYMTALAYLSALLAYQLLS
- a CDS encoding M28 family peptidase, producing the protein MKTTILCGLLLTGLFAKAQTNIDSVQLIKDIRTLSDDKFEGRRTGSKGSRMAQFYLLDRFKQSGLQPFNKTYEYPFYYQEGDKQVMGTNLYGYIKGKSASIIVITAHYDHLGIKKDPAGKDSIYNGADDNASGVGSLLALMSYFKKHTPQHTLIFVAFDGEEEGLKGAAAFVKTPPVPVNRFLLNVNLDMVSRNDKNELYVCGVTPYPALKSFVDAAAAKSNTVKLITGHDHNEDAGDNWISQSDQYEFHKLKIPFLYFGVEDHPDYHKRSDEFEHIQPSFYYQATLHILNVVLAADKGL
- the paaA gene encoding 1,2-phenylacetyl-CoA epoxidase subunit PaaA — encoded protein: MYGGGYIFEEPKRQPQSDQTQDDPEKLAAFEKRIANGEKIEPGDWMPAEYRRQLIRLIEQHAHSEIIGALPEGTWITRAPGFKRKLALIAKVQDEIGHGQLLYNAAETLGKSREAMINDLLSGKSKYSNVFNYPAETWADVAVIGFLIDAAAIVNQVANAKGSYGPYCRALERICYEESFHLKQGHDAFIELAIGTPAQKAMLQDALNRWWQPIMHFFGPPDKASNHSEKLMQWKVKMASNDDMRNQFLDNYVPKIWELGLTLPDPLLKKNPDTGKWEYSDPDWDLFFEVIKGNGPCNKERLDVRKWAEENGRWIRRALMRPEEMKRQTAPVA
- the paaB gene encoding 1,2-phenylacetyl-CoA epoxidase subunit PaaB — protein: MTDSLDPRVNRLRLNNIDAPFTIEEGENWQAYEVFHQEKRGAHHEHVGCVHAPDPQMALIFAKEQFARRKKCVNLWVVRSADILAFDLEDEDMFANNMEKTYRDASGFKVMEKINKFKGKP
- the paaC gene encoding 1,2-phenylacetyl-CoA epoxidase subunit PaaC, whose product is MENLIKELVTKMADDALILGHRNSEWTGLGPIMEEDIAFSSMAQDKIGHAWALYRILQEMPGGLDPDQFAFLRPESEYKCCHLTEMPIGTYEFSLMRHFLFDHAETVRYNSLLDSGFQPLQQLAKKVKGELKYHTLHADAWVMQLGKGGEESHKKMQAALDNCFPLALGIFEPGPDDALLSEIYPGEKILQERWLDSIYPILTKAALNIPEKATPAYGGRYGEHTRHLHALLEEMGEVFRQDPAAAW
- the paaD gene encoding 1,2-phenylacetyl-CoA epoxidase subunit PaaD, whose translation is MDTIKAIYTSLEKVMDPEIPVLNVLEMGMITDVQQDETGIHIKMIPTFSACPAISVIKQSISDTVSKDLLLPVEVSIDTAIQWNSNRMTETAKEKLRGFGIAAPPVHHGEIEPDMLLHVTCPHCGSDNTFMRSPFGATLCRAMHFCRQCGMMFEQFKPLT
- the nadD gene encoding nicotinate (nicotinamide) nucleotide adenylyltransferase, which gives rise to MKIGLYFGSFNPIHTGHMIIANFVAYHTDLDKVWLVVSPQNPLKPSASLLNEHNRFHLVELAIQDEPKLRASNIEFSLPRPSFTVDTLAYLSEKFPTQEFAIIMGSDSFQNITRWRNYQHIVRNYPIYVYKRPGHEITETYGATVKILEAPMLDISATDIRKWIKEGMSVRYMVPDNVAAYIAANNYYK
- a CDS encoding AI-2E family transporter, producing the protein MSAIDNERLKQICFLLIIVLLATLLFIEMYTFFPGFLGAITFYVISRNYMFRLVEKRRWKKPLAAAMLMILSFIIILLPVGLMINMLTDKVAYAIEHTSELIAGLKSLNERINGATKIDVLSQVKLEQLQGYLTAVLPRLLGATFNTLTTIAILYFILYFMLVCGREMEAYLYEYIPLKDENVLRLGAEFRKLVIANAVGIPLIAIIQGIVSLIGYFIFKVPQPVFWFAVTCCTSMLPVVGAAAVYVPMGVYLLGIGNTWQGIAVLVYGFAVVGTSDNIFRFMLAKKIGDVHPMITVFGVLVGVNLFGFIGLIFGPLLISMFILLLEIYSNEFLVKKREVRIEK
- a CDS encoding YtxH domain-containing protein, giving the protein MASNGSKAVVSFIVGAAVGVAVGYFLNSDKKDELVDKLKYQADKLKDKLKKKKEQYEDALENELA
- a CDS encoding SPASM domain-containing protein, which codes for MPDFNWNDSLNLLSKFTPRRAWNAGKVLSSYFVSKWSRKPVQWGLPISVSFEPTTSCNLRCPECPSGLRAFTRPTGMLNQDFFKKTIDEISKDLLYLIFYFQGEPYLNTGFLDMVKYATSKGLYTATSTNAHYLTDENARKTVESGLDRLIISIDGTTQDVYTQYRVGGNLEKVIQGAKNIVKWKKELNSKKPFVFFQFLVVKPNEHQIEDIKLLAKEIGVDQVRFKTAQVYDYEEGNRLIPTIDKFSRYRRNEDGTYKIKNKMGNHCWRLWHAPVITWDGLVVPCCFDKDAQHKLGDLKQQSMKELWQNEKYVGFRTQIMKGRANIDICANCSEGTKVWG